A section of the Bacillota bacterium genome encodes:
- a CDS encoding 3D domain-containing protein — protein sequence MTATAYDNCPLCTGKTRDHPAFGITSSGLTATPYRTIAVDPEVIPIGTWVYIDGLGVYRAEDTGGAIRGNRIDVFMSTHDEALAFGVRELDVFFLEETF from the coding sequence GTGACTGCCACGGCGTACGACAACTGCCCTCTCTGCACCGGCAAGACCAGGGATCACCCAGCCTTCGGCATCACGAGCTCCGGGCTCACAGCTACACCCTATCGCACCATAGCTGTCGATCCCGAGGTCATCCCCATAGGCACGTGGGTGTACATCGACGGTCTTGGCGTATACAGGGCCGAGGACACCGGAGGTGCCATAAGAGGAAACCGCATCGACGTTTTCATGTCCACCCACGACGAGGCACTGGCGTTCGGTGTCAGGGAGCTCGACGTCTTCTTCCTGGAGGAAACGTTCTGA
- a CDS encoding methyl-accepting chemotaxis protein: MGVGAGKPGMRVTERVRLGFAAIVWSTFVLSILTFYAISHLTAALHQINTCDVPAIQLSGEISKKIYQTTGNVYLTIAGGGKVARPEDQLNEVRMLLDSLDELLRRHPSRSVRVILPMLDDIADAAGEYTSVLVSMHAERDPEKLYMLLRALSGKGEWLISRAEHVQLRIWEQIGPRMTRVERLSTLLKAGVALAFAFAFIFGLFVSGVITRTLIEVSHGIRKAAEAAHHESERSAQLSAGMRSSAGTAQTALEAVLRAFHGVVETSKVCSEASQTIAARMEVGADAARMLADRTQVTARAAERTKTTVSSLGRRVALASAVIRETILMVDSNVRTATEASCHVDALQEQMDRIDAVLQGITNIADQVGLIALDARIASARSGNLGRDFGRVAEEIGSLAEMSASAVEEVKKLMSEIKASTLEVAKSLGASIERVRGLSRQSSRVEEVFRAIKASFDEILGLMGEVEDAAGMGAREARLVQEAMAEILGSARHVARQAGDLAGEMQDLAGSAKEAIGASEALVDGIAGQARSAEEQSRLAREVLGEIQRLA; the protein is encoded by the coding sequence GTGGGTGTCGGTGCAGGGAAACCGGGCATGCGCGTGACTGAACGTGTGCGTCTCGGCTTTGCCGCGATCGTCTGGTCCACGTTCGTCTTGAGCATCCTTACCTTCTATGCCATATCCCACCTAACGGCCGCTCTTCACCAGATAAACACGTGTGACGTCCCGGCCATCCAGCTCAGCGGGGAGATCTCAAAGAAGATATACCAGACCACGGGCAACGTCTACCTGACCATAGCCGGAGGCGGGAAGGTGGCGAGGCCAGAAGACCAGCTCAACGAGGTGAGGATGCTTCTAGACAGCCTTGACGAGCTTCTCAGGCGGCATCCAAGCCGGAGCGTCCGCGTGATTCTGCCGATGCTGGACGACATCGCGGACGCGGCGGGGGAGTATACGAGCGTCTTGGTGAGCATGCACGCCGAACGCGACCCGGAGAAGCTCTACATGCTCCTGAGGGCGTTGTCGGGCAAGGGCGAATGGCTCATCAGCCGCGCAGAGCACGTACAGCTTCGAATATGGGAACAGATCGGTCCGAGGATGACGAGGGTGGAGCGGCTCTCGACCCTGCTCAAAGCGGGGGTGGCGCTTGCGTTCGCCTTCGCATTCATCTTCGGTCTCTTTGTCTCGGGGGTCATCACCAGGACCCTCATCGAGGTGTCCCACGGGATCCGGAAGGCCGCGGAGGCGGCACACCACGAGAGCGAACGGTCGGCGCAACTTTCAGCGGGCATGCGGTCGTCCGCTGGCACGGCCCAGACGGCTTTGGAGGCAGTGCTCAGGGCTTTCCACGGCGTCGTGGAGACCAGCAAAGTGTGCAGCGAAGCGTCGCAAACCATAGCCGCCCGCATGGAGGTCGGGGCCGACGCCGCGCGCATGTTGGCGGACAGAACTCAGGTTACAGCGAGGGCTGCCGAGAGGACGAAGACGACCGTGTCATCGCTTGGTCGCAGGGTGGCTCTGGCAAGCGCGGTGATACGAGAGACCATTCTCATGGTTGACTCCAACGTTAGAACGGCGACAGAAGCCAGCTGCCACGTGGACGCGCTCCAAGAACAGATGGACCGGATCGACGCCGTGCTGCAAGGGATAACGAACATCGCGGATCAGGTGGGGTTGATAGCTCTCGACGCGCGTATAGCCTCCGCTAGGTCGGGCAACCTCGGTCGCGACTTCGGGAGAGTGGCGGAGGAGATCGGCAGTCTCGCGGAGATGAGCGCGAGCGCGGTAGAAGAGGTCAAGAAGCTGATGAGTGAGATAAAGGCCTCAACGCTCGAGGTGGCGAAGTCGCTGGGAGCCTCTATCGAGCGTGTGAGGGGGCTCTCTCGCCAGTCGTCGCGCGTAGAAGAGGTGTTCCGGGCGATAAAGGCGTCCTTCGACGAGATCCTTGGTTTGATGGGTGAGGTGGAAGACGCGGCGGGCATGGGCGCAAGGGAGGCCAGGCTCGTGCAGGAGGCCATGGCTGAGATACTGGGATCGGCACGCCACGTGGCGCGACAGGCAGGCGATCTGGCCGGCGAGATGCAAGATCTCGCCGGGAGTGCCAAGGAAGCCATAGGAGCAAGTGAAGCCCTGGTGGACGGCATAGCCGGACAAGCGAGATCGGCAGAGGAGCAGTCGAGACTCGCTCGGGAGGTGCTTGGCGAGATCCAGAGGTTGGCTTGA
- a CDS encoding extracellular solute-binding protein, with the protein MESLAKGSFISFLVLVIATASSWGVSAGREMRLNVIYMAQAGYQPEQFEEMTREFTEETGIDVAVNIVRYDEEYQKIVTSATSPVATYDVVLLDLIWVAEFAEKSYVVPLDKGLASRAREDVSPIILSAFEHRGRIWAMPFLANLHFLFYNSDMLQRAGFKAPPATVEEMETQMREIKRRGIVDYPMIASWNQKEGLVCEYVWLVGAYGGEIFDVRNEPVFNRGPGVLALDTMVRWVREGLVDPLALTADELVAKDVFMAGKAAFVPNWTFLCGLMNDPAVSRIAGQAKMALLPVAKAVRDGSGRLSSSVSGFQGLAVMANSSRKEDAWKYVEFMTSPAFQGRFLEEVPVWTSLQMSPAARAKDPLLDLKLEQMRWLHHRPKLVRYQEISAIMQRFIHAALEGAMSPKDALDEAAERIRRLP; encoded by the coding sequence ATGGAGAGCCTTGCGAAGGGCAGCTTCATCAGTTTCCTCGTCCTCGTGATCGCTACAGCTTCATCCTGGGGGGTGTCAGCAGGGCGCGAGATGAGGCTGAACGTGATATACATGGCACAGGCGGGTTACCAACCAGAGCAGTTTGAGGAGATGACACGGGAGTTCACGGAGGAAACCGGGATCGACGTGGCGGTGAACATCGTCCGCTACGACGAGGAGTATCAGAAGATAGTCACGTCCGCCACATCGCCCGTGGCCACTTATGACGTCGTGCTATTGGACCTCATCTGGGTGGCGGAATTCGCGGAGAAGAGCTACGTGGTGCCGCTGGACAAGGGACTTGCCTCAAGGGCGAGAGAAGATGTTTCTCCCATCATCCTGAGTGCCTTCGAACACCGGGGCCGAATCTGGGCCATGCCTTTTCTGGCGAACCTCCATTTCCTCTTCTACAACTCTGACATGCTCCAACGTGCGGGCTTCAAAGCGCCGCCGGCGACAGTGGAGGAGATGGAGACTCAGATGCGGGAGATCAAGCGCAGAGGGATAGTCGACTATCCCATGATCGCTTCGTGGAATCAGAAGGAAGGTCTGGTATGCGAATACGTCTGGTTGGTGGGGGCGTACGGCGGCGAGATCTTTGACGTGCGGAACGAGCCGGTTTTCAACCGTGGGCCCGGCGTTCTCGCTTTGGACACAATGGTGCGATGGGTGAGGGAGGGGCTTGTGGATCCTCTCGCCCTGACAGCTGACGAGCTCGTGGCGAAGGACGTCTTCATGGCGGGAAAGGCGGCGTTCGTTCCCAACTGGACGTTTCTGTGCGGGCTGATGAACGATCCAGCTGTTTCGCGCATTGCCGGCCAAGCCAAGATGGCGCTCCTGCCAGTTGCGAAGGCAGTACGCGACGGGTCGGGCCGGCTCTCGTCGTCCGTGAGCGGATTCCAAGGGCTTGCCGTGATGGCCAACTCCTCTCGCAAGGAGGACGCGTGGAAGTACGTCGAATTCATGACGAGCCCCGCGTTTCAGGGCAGGTTCTTGGAAGAGGTGCCCGTGTGGACCTCCCTTCAAATGAGCCCGGCCGCCCGGGCCAAAGATCCGCTCCTGGACCTAAAACTAGAGCAGATGCGGTGGCTTCACCACCGTCCAAAACTCGTTCGGTACCAAGAGATATCCGCGATCATGCAGCGGTTCATCCACGCTGCGCTCGAGGGCGCGATGTCGCCGAAGGACGCTCTGGACGAAGCGGCGGAAAGGATACGCCGACTGCCCTGA
- a CDS encoding ROK family transcriptional regulator, translating to MAEISRLRAGTVPKGNQKLVKTINRNIVLNIVRQHGPISRADAARMSQLYPATVSSIVNELIAEGFVREVGLGDSTGGRQPVMLELNRGVYVACGASIEVGRVRVCLTDLDARVLARVERPFSWQEGPRKSLPAIASAIREIVESGKVPAEKVLGVGVVYPGPVDTSAGAIQASPHMPGWGGFSLRAALEGELNHEVVVDNDANAAAWGERWFGAGKGHSSFLYVMADYGLGGGIIIDDRLYRGRNDGAGEIGHMTVDVDGPQCKCGNFGCLDVMASGTAIVRKMISDIKRGAETLCKDLVGGDIEAITIDTVLEAAEIGDPHARAIVEESGRYVGIGLANLTNCFNPELIILGGQLALRSDLFFTSARETARRRAWPALGKDLEIVVSALGHDACVIGAASLVLTKVFESPSIRAYA from the coding sequence TTGGCAGAGATCTCGCGCCTTCGGGCGGGCACGGTTCCGAAGGGCAACCAGAAGCTAGTCAAGACCATCAATCGCAACATCGTACTGAACATCGTCAGACAGCACGGGCCGATCTCGCGGGCTGACGCGGCGCGGATGAGCCAGCTGTACCCCGCCACGGTATCGTCCATCGTCAACGAACTCATTGCGGAGGGATTTGTGCGCGAGGTTGGGCTGGGCGACTCAACCGGAGGCCGGCAGCCGGTGATGCTCGAACTGAACCGCGGGGTGTACGTGGCGTGCGGCGCCTCCATAGAGGTCGGGCGAGTCAGGGTGTGCCTCACGGACCTTGACGCGCGAGTGCTTGCCAGAGTGGAGCGGCCATTCTCGTGGCAGGAGGGCCCACGTAAGAGCCTTCCCGCCATTGCCTCCGCAATCCGCGAGATAGTGGAGTCTGGTAAGGTGCCGGCGGAGAAAGTGCTTGGGGTCGGGGTCGTGTACCCAGGCCCGGTCGACACATCGGCAGGTGCCATCCAGGCGTCCCCGCACATGCCAGGGTGGGGCGGGTTTTCTCTGAGGGCAGCACTCGAGGGGGAGCTCAACCACGAGGTGGTCGTGGACAATGACGCGAATGCCGCAGCCTGGGGCGAAAGGTGGTTCGGCGCCGGGAAGGGGCACTCCAGCTTCCTCTACGTTATGGCGGACTATGGCCTCGGAGGCGGGATAATCATAGACGACAGGCTCTACAGGGGGCGCAACGACGGGGCGGGAGAGATAGGTCACATGACCGTGGATGTCGATGGTCCGCAGTGCAAGTGCGGAAACTTCGGGTGTCTCGACGTCATGGCGTCGGGCACGGCCATCGTGCGCAAGATGATAAGTGACATAAAGCGCGGCGCCGAGACGCTGTGCAAGGACCTCGTGGGAGGGGACATAGAGGCAATCACGATCGACACAGTGCTCGAGGCGGCCGAAATCGGAGACCCCCATGCCCGCGCGATAGTCGAGGAGAGCGGCAGGTACGTTGGTATTGGTCTTGCGAACCTTACCAACTGCTTCAACCCCGAACTCATTATCCTCGGGGGCCAGCTCGCGCTACGCAGCGACCTGTTTTTCACGAGCGCCAGGGAAACCGCGAGAAGGCGTGCCTGGCCCGCGTTGGGCAAAGATCTTGAGATCGTCGTCTCGGCGCTCGGTCACGACGCGTGTGTCATTGGCGCGGCAAGCCTCGTGCTGACGAAGGTGTTTGAGTCGCCGAGCATCAGGGCTTACGCATAG
- a CDS encoding carbohydrate ABC transporter permease, translating to MRGRRKGRTVVWLRRAGVYLGVAVIVAWTLAPVTWLVISSVTPYNELISDRATHWFPRHPTLANFQVMFDLSSEVGERFVFAIRNSMIVASSVTAICLVAGSLAAYALARLRVRGKKALVLSLMSIRMLPTITLVIPFFVLVSYIDYGFMNIGSSFHLFDTKLVLVTLYTTFILGFVIWIMRGFFLTIPTELEEAARIDGCTRLQVLRHVVLPLSSPGLVATGILSFLLAWDEFLLALIFTRSNNAITLPLFIAELGSQYITAYDQISAAGVMAAIPPVLLALLFQRFIVQGLTSGSVKG from the coding sequence TTGAGGGGCAGGAGAAAGGGCAGGACGGTGGTCTGGCTGAGGCGAGCAGGGGTTTACCTTGGAGTCGCGGTGATCGTGGCGTGGACCCTGGCGCCTGTTACGTGGCTTGTCATCTCCAGCGTCACGCCTTACAACGAACTCATATCAGACCGGGCGACCCACTGGTTCCCCAGACATCCCACTCTCGCAAACTTTCAGGTCATGTTCGACCTTTCGAGCGAGGTGGGCGAGCGGTTCGTGTTCGCCATCCGCAACAGCATGATTGTCGCGAGCTCCGTGACGGCCATATGTCTCGTCGCGGGTTCCCTCGCGGCGTACGCGCTGGCGCGTCTGCGCGTGCGCGGGAAGAAGGCCCTCGTTCTGTCCCTCATGTCAATAAGGATGCTTCCGACCATCACCCTCGTGATCCCGTTCTTCGTCTTGGTGTCATACATCGACTACGGCTTCATGAACATCGGCTCGTCTTTCCACCTCTTCGACACGAAGCTGGTCCTCGTCACCCTTTACACCACTTTCATCTTGGGATTCGTTATCTGGATCATGCGGGGCTTCTTCCTCACGATCCCTACCGAGCTGGAAGAGGCGGCGCGCATCGACGGATGCACGCGGCTTCAGGTCCTGCGTCACGTCGTGCTTCCATTGTCCTCGCCAGGCTTGGTCGCCACGGGTATACTCTCGTTTCTCTTGGCGTGGGACGAGTTTCTGCTCGCGCTGATATTCACGAGATCCAACAACGCCATCACGTTGCCCCTCTTCATAGCGGAGCTGGGAAGCCAGTACATAACCGCCTATGACCAGATATCTGCCGCAGGAGTCATGGCCGCCATTCCTCCGGTGCTCCTCGCCCTGCTCTTCCAAAGGTTCATCGTGCAAGGATTGACATCGGGCAGCGTAAAGGGATAG
- a CDS encoding sugar ABC transporter permease, protein MLLRAHDASERRLAWWLLAPSVALIVLVVIGPLLFALYLSFQDAEPTVGGISMRFVGLANYVHHLVQSDLFWMAVRVTVYFTLVSLGVELILGIAIALVLNERFWGRSVVRAMILLPWAVPTVVNARMWEWIFAGSKFGALNGLMKVLRVFPPTHDQVWLGFDVPFEAVPVLGSLFKWMGVTRALNMIIVADTWKVTPLVAFLVLAGLQTIPSSLYEAATVDGAGFWRKLTHITLPLLKPVLLVILVLRTMELFRVFDIIYIIMQYSIRVLGVLTYEVGMKFLHFGSGAALSFLVALFILGLALVYIRLFYTEDGY, encoded by the coding sequence ATGTTGTTGAGAGCTCATGATGCTAGCGAGCGAAGGTTGGCGTGGTGGCTCCTTGCACCCAGCGTAGCCCTGATCGTGCTGGTGGTGATCGGTCCTCTGCTGTTCGCGCTGTACCTCAGCTTCCAAGACGCCGAGCCGACGGTTGGCGGAATAAGCATGAGGTTCGTTGGACTCGCCAATTACGTCCACCACCTCGTCCAGTCTGACCTTTTCTGGATGGCCGTGCGGGTGACAGTGTACTTTACCCTGGTTTCTCTCGGCGTGGAGCTGATCCTGGGCATCGCGATAGCGCTGGTTCTGAATGAGAGGTTCTGGGGAAGATCTGTGGTGCGAGCTATGATCTTGTTACCGTGGGCCGTTCCCACCGTGGTCAACGCCAGAATGTGGGAGTGGATCTTCGCTGGATCCAAGTTCGGCGCGTTGAACGGGCTCATGAAGGTGCTTCGCGTGTTCCCTCCAACGCACGACCAAGTGTGGCTGGGATTTGACGTACCATTCGAGGCCGTCCCCGTGCTGGGATCCCTTTTCAAGTGGATGGGCGTAACGCGGGCGTTGAACATGATCATAGTCGCCGACACGTGGAAAGTGACGCCTCTTGTGGCCTTTCTCGTGCTCGCAGGGCTTCAGACGATTCCCAGCAGTCTGTACGAGGCGGCTACTGTGGACGGAGCGGGCTTTTGGCGGAAGCTTACCCACATCACGCTGCCGCTCCTCAAGCCGGTGCTCCTCGTCATCCTGGTGCTGCGCACCATGGAGCTCTTCCGCGTGTTCGACATCATCTACATCATCATGCAGTATTCCATCAGAGTGCTGGGAGTGCTCACGTATGAGGTGGGAATGAAGTTCCTGCACTTCGGGAGCGGAGCGGCTCTTTCGTTCCTGGTGGCCTTGTTCATACTCGGGCTCGCGCTTGTATACATTCGGCTCTTCTACACGGAAGACGGCTATTGA
- a CDS encoding extracellular solute-binding protein, giving the protein MRKAIVIALCMVALVAVGCLGASAAETLNVIYMAQAGYQPDDIRDMADLFEFLTDTKVNITFVKYDEQHEKIVASAVAPVATYDVILLDLIWTAEFASKKMVVPLDDQITAEMRKDIAPAIMDAFVFDGKTWAMPFLANFQLFFYNKDMIKKAGFAGPPKTLEEMVEQMKAMKAKNIVKYPWTDSWNQKEGLVCEYVWLTGAFGGDTFDASGKPIFNEGPGVKALEFMVSLLKEGLANPKCLTNDETAAKDDFISGNAAFTTNWTFQYALMNDPAVSKVVGSGEMGLIPVSKAIADKKKTASVSGFQGAAIMANSRKKDLAWKYVKFITSPLVQRSYLQEMPVWTSVQKSAYANMMDQTMAVKSEQIAAVHHRPKVPPYPEVSSILQRYIHQALQMKMEPKAALDKAAEEIKAVLAKK; this is encoded by the coding sequence GTGCGAAAAGCTATTGTCATCGCGTTGTGCATGGTGGCGCTCGTCGCGGTCGGCTGTCTCGGGGCGTCGGCAGCGGAGACGCTGAACGTCATCTACATGGCCCAAGCGGGATACCAGCCGGATGACATCCGTGATATGGCCGATCTGTTCGAGTTCTTGACCGACACGAAGGTCAATATAACCTTCGTCAAGTATGACGAACAGCACGAGAAGATCGTTGCTTCGGCCGTAGCTCCGGTGGCTACCTACGACGTCATACTCCTGGACCTCATCTGGACCGCGGAGTTCGCCTCAAAGAAGATGGTCGTGCCGCTTGACGACCAGATCACGGCGGAAATGCGCAAAGACATAGCCCCGGCTATCATGGACGCCTTCGTCTTCGACGGAAAGACGTGGGCGATGCCGTTCCTCGCCAACTTCCAGTTGTTCTTCTACAACAAGGACATGATCAAGAAGGCGGGTTTCGCCGGTCCCCCGAAGACGCTCGAGGAAATGGTAGAACAGATGAAGGCCATGAAGGCCAAGAACATCGTGAAGTACCCCTGGACCGACTCATGGAACCAAAAAGAGGGCCTCGTGTGCGAGTACGTGTGGCTCACTGGGGCGTTCGGCGGTGACACGTTCGACGCCTCCGGAAAGCCCATCTTCAACGAAGGCCCCGGCGTGAAGGCTCTCGAGTTCATGGTGAGCCTGCTCAAAGAGGGGCTCGCCAACCCCAAGTGCCTGACCAACGACGAGACGGCGGCGAAGGACGATTTCATATCGGGCAACGCCGCTTTCACGACGAACTGGACGTTCCAGTACGCCTTGATGAACGACCCGGCGGTATCAAAAGTAGTTGGGTCCGGCGAGATGGGGCTCATTCCGGTCTCGAAGGCCATAGCCGACAAGAAGAAAACGGCGTCGGTCAGCGGATTCCAGGGAGCTGCGATCATGGCGAACTCCCGCAAGAAGGATCTAGCCTGGAAGTACGTGAAGTTCATAACCAGCCCATTGGTGCAGAGGTCCTACCTGCAGGAGATGCCCGTGTGGACCTCCGTGCAGAAGAGCGCATACGCCAACATGATGGACCAGACGATGGCAGTCAAGAGCGAGCAGATAGCAGCGGTGCACCACAGGCCGAAGGTGCCGCCCTATCCTGAAGTGTCGTCCATTCTGCAGCGGTACATCCACCAGGCACTGCAGATGAAGATGGAACCCAAGGCGGCGCTGGACAAAGCGGCGGAGGAGATAAAGGCGGTTCTAGCGAAGAAGTAG
- a CDS encoding D-alanine--D-alanine ligase, protein MRKVALVLGGKSAEREISLRTGEQVGVALKRKGHEVISLDLDDGLVPALQREKPDVVFIALHGRYGEDGCLQGLLEIMGIPYVGSGVLASALAMDKIMSKKLFRLEGLTCPRGIAVTRDDMRRTGEYGLAQEVQETLGFPVIVKPCREGSTIGLSLVKEPGSLHGALEHAFEYDSDVLVEEYVKGTEITVGVLGNREPRALPVIEIVSATGLYDYEAKYTKGLSEHIIPARIPDDAYAAAQDAAVRAHKAMGCRGMSRADFMVDPGGVPYILEVNTIPGMTETSLLPDAARAAGIDFPELVDMLIELALETPKGEPPVGVRF, encoded by the coding sequence ATGAGGAAGGTAGCCCTGGTGCTGGGCGGGAAATCCGCGGAGAGAGAGATATCTTTGCGCACAGGGGAGCAAGTCGGGGTCGCGCTGAAGCGCAAAGGACATGAAGTCATCTCTCTCGACCTCGATGACGGGCTCGTCCCGGCTCTTCAGAGAGAGAAGCCCGATGTGGTTTTCATCGCGTTGCATGGCAGGTACGGTGAGGACGGGTGCCTGCAGGGTCTGCTCGAGATAATGGGCATTCCGTACGTAGGATCCGGCGTCCTCGCCAGTGCGTTAGCCATGGACAAGATAATGTCCAAGAAGCTCTTTCGACTTGAGGGCCTCACTTGCCCGCGCGGCATCGCCGTGACGAGAGACGATATGAGAAGAACTGGCGAATATGGGCTCGCGCAGGAGGTTCAGGAGACCTTAGGGTTCCCCGTGATAGTGAAGCCCTGCAGAGAAGGGTCGACCATAGGACTCTCCCTCGTAAAGGAGCCAGGCAGCCTTCATGGAGCCCTCGAGCACGCTTTCGAGTACGACTCAGACGTCCTGGTGGAAGAGTACGTCAAGGGAACGGAGATCACAGTGGGAGTGCTGGGCAATCGCGAACCTCGGGCGCTTCCGGTGATAGAGATAGTGTCGGCGACCGGTCTCTACGACTACGAGGCCAAGTATACAAAGGGGCTGAGCGAGCACATCATTCCCGCGCGTATTCCGGATGACGCATACGCTGCAGCGCAGGACGCCGCCGTGAGAGCCCACAAAGCCATGGGCTGTCGCGGCATGTCCCGCGCGGACTTCATGGTCGATCCTGGAGGAGTCCCGTATATCCTTGAGGTGAATACCATCCCCGGCATGACCGAGACGAGCCTTCTTCCAGACGCGGCCAGAGCAGCGGGAATCGACTTTCCCGAGCTCGTCGACATGCTCATAGAGCTCGCCCTCGAGACACCGAAAGGCGAACCGCCCGTCGGGGTTCGTTTCTGA
- the surE gene encoding 5'/3'-nucleotidase SurE, whose product MRILVTNDDGILADGVRILAAELGTLGEVVVVAPDRERSATGHAITVLRPLRVEKVTVPGLDAEAWAVDGTPSDCVKLAVEALLERKPDVVVSGINRGPNLGTDVLYSGTVSAAVEGAICGLPAMALSVAAFENCNYDYAAKFGARMVSKVLEKGLPPDTLLNINVPSVDEEDIAGVAITRLGARKWKDVFDRRIDPRGRTYYWMAGDVIDCDEDEDTDSVAIRNNLVSITPIHLDLTRYDLIDELRRWGIGAAASHFPGGRHSI is encoded by the coding sequence GTGAGGATACTCGTGACGAATGACGACGGGATCCTGGCGGACGGCGTTCGCATCCTCGCCGCTGAGCTCGGGACTCTCGGAGAGGTCGTGGTGGTCGCCCCCGACAGGGAGAGAAGCGCCACGGGCCACGCCATAACCGTGCTTCGCCCCTTGAGGGTGGAGAAGGTCACCGTTCCCGGACTAGACGCTGAGGCGTGGGCTGTGGACGGGACGCCGTCCGACTGCGTGAAGCTGGCAGTCGAGGCTCTGCTCGAAAGGAAACCCGACGTGGTTGTCTCGGGGATCAACCGCGGACCCAACCTGGGCACGGACGTGCTTTACTCCGGTACGGTCTCCGCGGCAGTGGAGGGCGCCATCTGCGGACTGCCAGCCATGGCACTGTCGGTGGCCGCCTTCGAGAACTGCAATTACGACTATGCGGCGAAGTTCGGCGCGAGGATGGTGTCGAAAGTACTCGAAAAGGGCCTTCCCCCAGATACGCTCCTTAACATAAACGTCCCTTCCGTGGATGAGGAGGACATAGCCGGCGTGGCCATTACCAGGCTCGGGGCTCGCAAGTGGAAGGACGTGTTCGACCGGAGAATAGACCCGAGGGGGAGGACGTACTACTGGATGGCGGGAGACGTGATCGACTGCGATGAGGACGAGGACACCGATTCAGTGGCCATACGAAACAACCTCGTCTCGATCACCCCGATTCACCTCGATCTCACGAGGTACGACCTCATAGACGAGTTGAGGCGATGGGGGATCGGCGCGGCGGCTTCGCATTTTCCGGGCGGGAGGCATAGTATATAG
- a CDS encoding MgtC/SapB family protein, with translation MISQTDMIVRLGLAVLFGGLIGLERESHKRPAGFRTHILVCVGSALIMMISQYAFVGFTRVIQYDPGRIAAQVVSGIGFLGAGTILREGATIKGLTTAASLWVVAGIGLAVGTGFYLAGALTTGIVVVVLIVLDRFERRFIYTKRDTLFVQMQDRPGQLGAIATVLGKYGVSIKDVEMETIETGHEASLHLALEVPFSVRKDRLLDEIAAVEGVYRVGYEE, from the coding sequence ATGATTTCTCAGACTGATATGATCGTGCGCCTAGGTTTGGCGGTGCTGTTCGGAGGGCTCATCGGCCTTGAACGGGAGAGCCACAAGCGCCCCGCCGGGTTTAGGACACACATCCTCGTGTGCGTCGGCTCCGCCCTGATCATGATGATCTCCCAGTATGCTTTCGTCGGTTTCACAAGGGTGATCCAGTACGACCCAGGTCGGATCGCGGCCCAGGTAGTGAGCGGCATAGGGTTCTTAGGGGCGGGAACGATTCTCAGGGAAGGCGCCACGATCAAAGGTCTGACGACGGCAGCGAGCCTGTGGGTGGTGGCGGGCATTGGGCTCGCAGTGGGCACGGGCTTCTACCTCGCGGGCGCTCTCACCACTGGCATAGTGGTGGTGGTGCTCATCGTCTTGGATCGGTTCGAACGCAGGTTCATCTATACGAAGCGGGACACCCTCTTCGTCCAGATGCAGGACAGGCCCGGGCAGCTCGGCGCCATCGCCACCGTGCTAGGCAAGTACGGAGTGAGCATCAAGGACGTGGAAATGGAGACAATTGAGACAGGACACGAGGCGTCCCTTCATCTTGCGCTCGAAGTTCCATTCTCAGTGCGCAAGGACAGGCTCCTAGATGAGATAGCCGCTGTTGAGGGAGTGTACCGGGTCGGTTACGAGGAGTGA